The following DNA comes from Chondrocystis sp. NIES-4102.
TCCAGAGGAAACTGAATTTTTAAACCAACCTGGTTCGGGTTTTTGATTTGATGATGGTCAATAATTTACTTAATGCCAATGTGCTAGTGATCCTTATAACTGACGATTTGCGGAGCATAGCCGTCTATCACGGACGACGCGGAGGACGCGACGTAAGGAGCTAATCCTTTAGGGCTAGTCCGTGCATGATACCGCTTCGCATATGATGACCGCATACCGCTACGCATATAGGCATCTCTCTACCAAAACCAAACTGATAAACAGTAACCCTACTCTTTACCGCTCATGATGAGTATTACGCACTGTGCGATCGCCTGAAATTGAGCTGTAAACAAAAAAATCGCCCCAATCGAGAGCGACTGGAGCTTGGTTACGAGGTCGAAAAAACCTTAATCTGCTGGTTTAGTAGCCGTAAGGAAGGTATTGATTGCTTTCCCCCTCCGCCCCTCTGGGGAACCTTATCCGCGTGCATGACTGTCGTCCGTTTTCTGGGCTAGGCATATCAGCATTTGTACAAGAAACAACGCTAAGGCTGAAAGCTCTGCACCGTAGGCGTTTCACAACTAGCTTTTGCGATCGCTGTCAGTGTATCAATTAAAGTAAGGTCTATTTGGTACAGAAAATTTGAACGAGATTTCAAAGGAGAATCTCAATACCGATGTTCAATCAGATAAAGAGTGATCGCCAAAAAAACTTAATCGAACAAAAAGATGGTCAAATGTACGGTGATTTTTTGCCTTACATCCCAGGATTATTGAATTGGGTGCTGTCGATGGACGAAGAGTCAGCTACTTCAATTGTCAAAAACTATGAAGCTAACGTGCCATCGTTATTAGCAATGATGGCAAGAACATTGGTTGAGACTAATCCAATTGCCGATTGGTTAGATAACTTTATCGTCTACGACTCCTGGGCAAGAACCAATGTAGGAGTAGCTAAACGGGATAAAGACAGTAATTCCCCATGTTGGTACTTAGACACAGATAGATGGTTATATCCCAATTATGCTGAATACTGCCATAACAGCGGTACTCGTCCAGTTAGCCTACGCCGATTTGTGACATTACTTTCTGACTTGGGTAAAAACCAATTGGGTTTGGATATCAGGAAACAACGCGATCGCTCCGGGTCATATTTTGTGGGTCTGAAGATTCGCGGTAAGGATGACCATGAACCACCACTGATAACGGGAAATACATCGGCAGTAATCAATGTTGAACCACCGCCTAGTAGTACGAATATGATAAACAAATTATGGAAGATGGTGATGGATAAGGTGACGGATCTGATGGATTATGTCCTAAAGAATACCGCTTCGCATATGATGGATGAAAGTACTAATAGTGATGGATGTGACGGATGTCCTAAAGGACGACGCGGAGCTAGTCCTAAAGGATAAGCTTCGCAAATGCTTTAGCATACCGCTCCGCATATGACGGCAAAAATGAAAAGTCTGATGAAATTAAAAACAATGTAGAGAAAAAAGTTAACTGTAATACGAAAAATGATGACAGTTTGGAGTCAAAAGAAATATCAGACGAGTTTTCAAAAATGCCGTCACATTTGTCAGATAAACAGGCTAAAACTCAGAGGGGGCAAGAGGTTAGAGATAGTCAGTCTGCCATCACAGTAGGGGATCTCGTGACGGTAGATGATTGCCCTGGTCACTGGGGCTGGGCTTCGCCATTTACTGTAGAAGCGATAAATGGCGATCGCGCAAAGCTAGAAATGGTAGGTGAGTTGGTTGAAATAGAAAAATTATTCTTGGCTTAAGCAGTAGGTAAAATTAATGATGAAAGTAAAGTCAATTAATTGAAGAACTCGAAAAAATAATGCTTAGAAGCTACGAAGCGACAATGGAAAATGGTCAATTAAAATGGCTAACGGATGAAGCAAAGCCATCATCTGCTCGCGTGATTGTAACAATTATAGAAGACACTACCTCACTTAAAAAACGTCGAGTACCGCCTGATTCAATCAAAGGAAAAGGTAGAACCTTGGGAGATGTAGTCACTTGCGTAATTGAAGAACAAGATTGGGAATGTCTGAAATAATCATCCTAGATACTCATATTTGGATTTGGTTTATTACTCAAGAATTTGAATTGTTTCCATTTCACTGGCGAGAAGCGATTGAAACAGCATCAGAAGTAGGGATTTCACCCGTTTCTTGTTACGAAGTAGCTTTAGCACAGCAGAAGGGACGGTTAGAACTGCCTTGTCAAGTCGATCGCTGGCTTGAGGAAGCTCTAGAACCATCAGGCATAATATTGTTTCCACTGAGTGCCGAAATTGCTTACCGAGCAGTCAATTTATCACCTGTTCACAAAGATCCCTTTGATCGGATAATTATGGCAACAGCACTAAGCTATAAAGCTAAACTAGCTAGTATTGACGGATTGTTTTCTCGGTATGTTGAATTGGAAACATACTTAATGAAGAGTTAAAAAATATTGCTCTAGTATAATTACACGGCTATAGCTTCGGGACAGAATTTACTCAAATCTGCCTAAGAAATGCCAATAATCATTGCTGATTAATTCATTGTCCTTAGACCAAGTATGAGAATCATCCCAGTATTCACCCTCAATAAGACTTGAATGATAGTTGTCCTCCTGTATTTGCGAACGAATTTAGCTGACAAAATCGCGATCGCGATTTAGAGGAGAAGGAGTTACTTCAGTTGTTTTAAGCTGGGTTGGGGGTGTGTCGTCAGAAATGGGTTGAACATCGGCAGGTTGGACTGTGGACTGTCTATTTTGATTCTGAAAAAACCATGCAAATTCTGTGTAAATTCAAGTAGTAGAAAAAGCTTGCCTTCTTTTAGAAAGAAAAGATTGATCAAAAGTTGATTTTATCCAGGAATTGAGATCGTTAACAGTAACCTTTTCCAAGGCGGTTAGAATTTTCTTGGTAGTGAGTTGAGTAGTATATAAACAGAAGGATAAAATCATTTCATTAATCTCAGAAAAAGAAGAAGAGTCGCGAAATTGTTTGTATTTGCCAAAATTATTAGTAAGTGCATGGGAGGGTAGTTCCGATGGAGATCGGATTGTACTCTCCAAATTAGTAAATATGCCTGATGAAAATCTTCAGAATCATCTGGTACGTTGGGTAAATGAATCAGATCCACCACTGCGTCGAGTGAATGACATTTGGGCGATCGCTAGATTGTTCGGTCAAGATCGCCAATAACCTTACGAGAAAAGGTTAAACAATTGAGCAGGCTTAATGTGTAATCTTAAAAGTTGCGTTCTTGTCACACTATTTATTTTGAAGCTTGAGTTACTACAAAATGTATTAAGTTTGTGTTTTGGCGGGTAAAATCGACAAGCTCGATCGAGGTTTGACTCACTCAATATTGCTTGCCCTTTTTGTAATATGCGCTCAATAGGAATAACCAACCCCCTAAAAAAGGCTCGAATCGCCTAATTAATGTCTACATTATGTCTACATTTTGTGGACAAAATGTAGACATAAGGATTGCCCGAGGGTGTCCAAACAACTGAAAAATATGAGTGTAGTATGCGATTCATTAAAAAATTGTAGACAATAAAAGCAGAAAAAAAGGCAGTCTCCAGTAGTGCCTCAAAGCCTTTGCCCCGTTTTGGTCAATCAACAAAATGTCAGCTAAATAATATGGGGTATTTACACCATAATCAATTGAAAGAGTTGAGGGGATTTGATAGCGGTAAATACGCGAATATATCGAGAAAATGATTAAAGAGTTTTTTATAGTATGTTTGTCTTTTAAAATAAGTATAATTTTGCTAGCTAGAGAAACATAACTTTTCTAGCTAGCCATGCAGGTAGGCGATCGCTTTATTTTAATGCGCCCTAAACAAGTTCTAAGGCAGAAAAATGAGCGAGGGAGCGAGTTTTAGCAGAGTTGCCAAAGCAAGCAGATTCAAGTCTCTTAACATCATTAGAACCGCGCTGATGGTCGAGCCATTCGGTTACGCCGTTGTAGGCATCCCAAAGAGTTTTACCTTTATTGCCCCTTCCTTGCTCGAAATTGACAACAATTTGAGAATAAGCGCGAGTAGACTGGGGAGTATCAGTATTCAAAACAAGAGATAAGTAGAGGTCAAAATCGCCTTGATTAAGACTATAAGCAGCCATAGCCTTATATTCCTCGGTAGCGATCGCAAACTGTTGACGGGCAAAGTCCAAAGCTGTTTTTGCTCGATTAAGCTTGTGCTGTAAATCTCCTTGGTGGCGAATGCGAAAAGCTTTTCCTCGATCGAGATCTGCTCCTCGTCGAGAAAGAGCATAAGATAAAGTGTTTTGGCAGACAACACGGATTGGAGTAAACTGAATCCAAATGGCAGTAGAACCGTCGTGGGAGTTAGAAAGAAGCAAATAAGGTTCTACAGAGTCATCCCTAATAATCTCGCTAGGATCTTGATTAATTTTTGCCAGAATCCAAACTCGTTTGCCCTCTTTGAGGCTTCCAGCACTTTCGAGACAAACATCGCCTTCGTGTAAGAGAAAGTCAAACCAAGTAAAAGCATCCTGATTTTGTAGAGGGGAGTAACCTTGAGAAACAATACCTAACAATTGATGGTCGGTAGAACGAACCAAAGATTTATGAGTTGAGACGGGACTCAAACCATGCTCAGACTGAGTAAAGATCGGCTGTTCTTTTACTTGCCAGTTCAAACCAGCGTCAGCAATAGCTTGGGCAGTAGAGGGGGGATTGTCGAGAACTGTTCCTAGTCCATGCCATGCAGCTTGATTAATGAAAAATCCTGATTCAAATTGATGAGACATAATTTTTACCTGAAAAGCCCTAAAGGATTAGTTTCGCGTCACGCACCGCCCGCGCTGCTTCTTAAGCAGCGTATAGGACGGAGCAAGAAGTTAAGTAAAGGTTAATGAGAAATGATGAGAGGAAGGGAAGACGATCGCATTTAGACAAGCGATCGCCTTCTCGGTTAATTAAAAGATGTCTTCAGTGCAGACATTGTGAGCCATATCAAAGGCACAGATTTCGTTTTCGGCTACCCACAATGATTTATCAATTCCGATTTCGAGTGAAGATATTGTATTTCCGTTTCGATAGCTGCTCAAACGGTAATACCATTCGGATTGATGTAGATAAGTTTCAGCACTGTTATAAAGGTTCTCGTTATACATACATTCTATAACCTCGAAAACGTCCCACTCTGTATGATTTTCCTCAGTATCAATTACCTTGACTATGCTTCCCACTTGATACTCTGAGTGAGGTTTATCTGCTTCGTCTATTATTTCCTTTGTAGGAAATGCTTGTAGTTCTTTCAAATCGATATCGAGAAAAATATCTAGGTTATCTTCAAGTTCGTGGGAAACCGCCAAGTCAGAAGATACGATGCAGTTGTTCGTAATTTCATGATGCTCCCTGGCTTGATGATCGAAGAGTTTGCACCAACCTCTTCCGTTTGATTCATGGAAATTATCAAAATATGGGCAAGTAGCGCAGGTTTGTACTTCTACCGCCTTAGTTAGTACAGTTTGTGTCATGATGTTAAATACCTTGATGATTATTTATTGAGGCAAGGAGAGTTAGCACCGTCCAAAGTTCTGCTCTCCTTTTAAGTATTGAGTTTCGTGAGTTCTAAAAAACTCGGTTATCTATTCGAGAAGTCAACGTTATTTTATCTTTTCTATATACACTATAAACTATTAGTGTATATTTTGTCAACTAATAGTTTATAGTGTATGATGTTTACTATTAGCTAACGGTTTATTCTATATATGGAGAAAACGTTGATGATAGCTACAAAAATGCGAATAAGATGGATTAAAGAAGTTGAAGTTAATGGTTTAGGAGACGCAATTAAACGCGCTCGTGAAAATTCAGGGAAAACTGTAGATCAGATATGTGAAGAAGTTGGTGTGTCTCGTACATATTGGTATGACATCGAAAAGGAAACATTAAAAGGCACTTTATCTCGTGAAAATTTGAAAAGTATCGAGAAATCTTTGAACGTTGATTTGGGAGTGAATTTTGACGATTAACATCTCAACAATTTGGATTAATTTTGGCTAAAAAGTAGTTTCAAAGCAAAAGCGATCGCCTCTGTGGAAAGAACTGCGATCGCCTTTTCACCAATACCCCGATAGAGGAATTAGTAATTATGTATATCTTAAATGGTGTAGTCCAAAACTGCACCATCATATCGCTGTGCGACTATATTCAAGTTGAGGAGGTGGCATCATGAGCATTTTATCGACCTCCCCAACAAACACCCGTATGTTCGACGCAGAAATTGCAGCAGCATTAGGAAATGTCAATGCAGCCATAATCGTTCAACAACTCAACTATTGGATGAATAAAGACGGCGTGGGAACGATTATTGATGGAGTAAAGTACGTTTACAATACTTTCGTTGATTGGGTAAATCAGCAATTTTCTTGGCTTTCAGTTTGGCAGTTTAGAAAAGCCATGACACTATTGCGATCGCTCGGCATTGTTAAGGTAATTCGATACAAAGCAAAACAGTGGAATCAAACAAATTTTTACTCACTTGATTGCGATCGCTTAGTTAAGTTCTTAAATCTAGAAACAGCTACAAGTACTGAAATCTCTGAGTTGTGTGATAACACCCCTCAAGATGATAATAACCAACCTCTTGAGATGAGGGATCGTAACATCTCATATATAGACACAAAGATTACATCAAGAGAAAAACAGCAAAGCAGAGTTGCTGCTACTACTTCTCAAGTGAAGAAAACCGAATCGGATTTTACCAAGTCTAAATCCAATCAAACCAAATCATCTTCTTTCTCAGCTCAAGAAAACAGAAACACTTTCAAAAACAAGCAAAACATTAGTAAGGACAAAAGTTCGGGACAAGTTGAACAAATAATCAATTTGAAATGGAAGAAGCAGATTAGCGATTTGGATAGTGTGGGAATACCCATTAATAAGACTTTGATAGGATTGCTCAAAAGCTATGAGTTTGAGCGGGTAGAGAGTGCGATCGCATTATTTAAAGCTAGAAAAAAAGAGCAACATATTCCCAACCTAGCAGGATATTTCCTTACTGTCCTAAAGGAAAACTGGGCAAGTGAAAATATAATAGGTGCAAATTCCGAAGTCGATTGTGCTTCTGTATTTCGGTATTGGTATGACTTGGCTAAAGAACTGGGCTACTGTTCGGGACAAGAAATGAGAGAGGGCGAGCAATGGGTCTATGTTTCTGGGACTTGGGAAAAATGGAGTAGCGCAGTCGAGCGTGGTTACTCTCTTAACTATCTCAAAAAAGTAGCTAAGAGGAATAAAAACCAATGAACACCATAATCAGTATTGAGGAGGTATACCAACAATTAGAACAGCATTCTAGCTATATTTCAGTAGTTGAACTGGCGATGATCCTAGAGGCTTCTGTTTCTGAAGTTAGGCAAAGATTGAATGAGTTGGGCAACTGTGTAACTCGAAATGAGCATGATGAATGGCGATTAGTGGGCTGTCTGGTTCAAAAGCTAGAACTTTCTCCCTTATCTGCGTCAGAAATAGAAGAAAGAGACGAATTAGAAAACACCGTACAAGAGGCATTCTATATTGCAGGAAAAGCATTAAAAAACACCGTACAAGAGGCATTCTATATTGCAGGAAAAGCATTAAAAGTTCTTCGAGACAAGAAGTTGTATCGTGAAACTCATTCTAGCTTTTTCGTTTATGTCAAAGAGCGATTTGATTTCACTCGACGGGCTGCTGATTATTTGATTTCGGCATCAACTGTAGTTGAAAATCTAAAACGAGAACAAATTGTTCTCGGTATTAATGTACTACCTACTAAAGAATCACAATGTAGAGAAATAGCTAAACTACCTCTAGAACAACAATCACAAGCATGGTTGATTTCCGTAGAAAGAGCGAATGGAAAAGTTCCTCCCGCTAAGATAGTCAAGCAGGTAGTTATTGAGATTAAAGGCCAACCAAAAATGAAATCCAAGAAGAACAAAACTGATGGCATTATTAGAGTACCAGGAATTGGATTTGAGTACGTTGCTCATTTAGATGAGGAAACTTATTATCTGTTGAAGAGTTATCAAGAGCGTGTTGGTACAGCAACTTTCAACGGAGCTATTAGAAGATTACTTGATGCTGAACAGCAGCTAGATAGATAGTTTTCTTTGATTTCCTAACGGGTTGGCGAAAGCGAATCGGGGGTGCAACATTTCATAACTAATTTTTACAGTTTCATTACCGAGCTATTGCACCTCCGACAACCTGTAACCGAGAAACGCCCATGGAAGGCGAAGGAATTATTGAGGATGCGCCTATCTCAAAGGATCTACTATGCTCTTGTCCTAAAAGATAAAGCAGCAGAGCTTGGTACTTCAATCAATAGACTTGTTGCGAAATAAATTTCAAATTAAAAGCTTTAGAGTTCTTAAGTTTCAAGTTTTCTTTCATTTCAGTCAATCTGGCTTTTCGTCCTGCTCCCATTTTTCTCTTTCTAGGTTTTTCTCTCCCATAATTCAGATGCTAGGTATACGTATTCAAACTTGATTAATAGCGTTTCAAATGTTTTCTTATTGAATTCTGTGGTCGCTCTCAATAATCTATCTTGGTGAAGTATTTTTTCGATGTTCAGCACGATAGCCCTACTATTATGATTATTTTTTCATACATTATCGGCTATTTCGCAAAAGTCTATTATCAATGGTTCGGACAAAATTAAGCAGCAATAGCTCCGTAGTTGTAAAGGTTTGAGTAATTAGGGTGGGATTGGGCGCAAGCCGAGATAAATGTAAAATAGTGCAAGATAGACCTCAATCCCTTGCCAGATAAGGCTTTCAAAATTAGTTCTTCCACAAGGTCAATATATGGACTTATAAACATTGCCTAAAACACATCATTCTCGGCAAAATTTAAACTTCAAAAGTACCATCTATCAATAGTTTCAGCTTGTAACTTTCAGACATTAGCGGCGTAAAATCTTTAGAGTTATTTGGCGTAATTAAAATACTTTCAAGAGAGGTATTTACGTTCTAAATTGGCAAGAACAGAGTAGGACTCTAACATAACTCGACTTTCCCAACTACGAGGTTTAATTTCTAAGAAATTTCCTGCCAGGATTTGTAGACTAATATCTCTTTGCTGTAGCGTCTGTATAATGTCTATGAAGTTTTGACTATCCAAACAGAGCCTGAAAGTGTCCCAAACAACTAAAATATCTCCCGCTCTAGCATATTCTAAAGCCAATATTAAATTTGACTGGTCATCGAAGACGCGATCGAGCAGATCGTTAAATATTGTTTGACAACCTGCTTTTTTTAAAGCAATGACTTGTTCGGAATTAGTATTATATTTCTGTCCTTTGAAACTGCAAACATAACCAATTTTCATCTCTCGTTAAATTGCTCCGATAACTAAACATTCCCTGGCAGCCTCAACCACTTCTGCTGTGATGCAGTTAAGCTCGTTAATTTTAATTACGCGCTGAATCTGGCGAAACAAACGATTCAGAAGGCGAAAATTACCATTAGTAATCCGAGCGATCGCAGCAATGGCTTCGGCATCGGTAAAATCATTAGGATTCATCTTCAAATCTAGCTTTTCCCAATAATGAGAAAGCATAAACCGCATTTCTGACTGACTTAAAGCACGATACTGGTGGGCAAAACCAACACGAGAATAGAGTTGAGGATATCGGGATAACTTCTTCTCCAATCCTGGCATTCCAATAAATATCAAGCCGATATTTCCAGCGTCGTAAATTTCTCGAAACTGCTCGATACCACTCATCTTCAAGCGTTCAGATTCATCCACAATAATCAACTCGCAAGAGCGATTAATGTAATCATCAGTAATAATCCAACTTTGTTCTTCGGGGGGTAAAAGTTCTTCATGAAAACGTCCCAACTGAGTTCGCATCATTAAAATTCTCTGCTTGATAACACGAGCGGGATTATACATCTCCCCTGTATAGAGTAAGGTATGACAATCTTTGATTTGTGTCGGTAAGGGCAAATAAGGAAGATGAGTAGGAAGACGGTTTTCGAGAAAAAACCATTTGGCATAGTATCGAGCCGAAAGAGTTTTGCCTACCCCTGGCGCACCGTAACATAAACCAATATATTTCTCTCTACGACAGGCATCGCTGAATTCAGCGAATCGTCGATATTCTTTGGTCAGAATAAAAGAGTTTTGTTCTTCTATGGCATTTGTATCATCAACGCATTTCTTGGGGATATTAGTCATTGTAATATCGCTTTAAAGCTGGCTTCTTAGGTTTATTGGTAGCGGGTTGTTCTGGTTCAAAATAGGTTCTGTGAGATTGTTTTTTATTGCCCATTAAGGCATCTACAATGGATACTCGATCTTTAATTTGCTGTTTGAGTTGTTTGCGTCTTTGATTGCGAGCAGTCTGAATTTCTTTTAGACTAACGGTTTCGGTAGATAGATCGAGACAGATAGCGCGACAGAGAAATTTATTTTGATGATAAACTCTGATTTCTGTCAGATCTTTAGGGTCATAACGGATGCTGACATCTTCTCCGATATAGTTTGCCAGTAAAGGATCTGTATATCTTAAACCCTGGAATTTAATGCCATCTCGTCGAATGCGCCTCGTATCTTTAAGAGTCAGCAGCAGCAGGTCTAGTTTTTCTAATGATTCTGGTAGTTGAGGGAGAAATCCCTTGTCATTCCAACGTTTGCCTGGAGCTTCAGATGTTTGGCTGTGTTCTGTTTGATGGTACTCAATGAGAAACCTTTCAAATTCGGAGTCAAGCTGATTAAAATTCAGAACTGGATTGGGTGATTTGTGTCCTGGTGGTGCATACCCAGGCAATTTGGCTAGCAGTAGTTGATTGACAGTCCTAAAAAATCGTTCGATTTTGCCTCTGCCTCTAGGTTCGCCAATCGTAGAAAAGATAAGTCGGATTTTGAGGTCAAGACAAACCTGTTCTATATGGTGAGAAGTAAAATCGCTGCCATGATCTGTATAAAGAATCTCTGGAATACCGCAGATATGCCATGCAGGATTATTTTTACGCCAAATGCCTTGCTTTAAAGCTAATGCTGTTTGTAATGCTGAGGGTGCATTAAAAGAAATATAGTATCCGGCGATCGCTCTACTATAATCGTCCATAATGACCGTCAACCAAGGTCTGACTGGCTGTTCTTTTTCATCTTTTATCCAGATATCTAAAAGAGTATGGTCTGCTTGCCAGATAGCATTGGGCTTTTCTGCATTATGGCGATGGAGTAAATCAAAGGTTTGTTTGTAGGCTTTTGTTCCTTCATGAGCCAGTGTCATTAAAGCTGGATCGATTTGACGGATAATTCCATATACAGTCTCGTAAGAAGGAGGAGTAATTCCAGAACTAACGCACCAATCTTTAACTCGACGATGAATGGTAGCTTTGGTCATGGCTGGTTTTTGTAAAGCCAATCCTTCAATCAGTTTTTTTACCTCGGCATTGACGACTTTTCTCGTACCGCTATCTTGGCGTTTGCTACGGCATAATCCTGCCAAGCCTGACTTTTTGTAGTTTGCCACCCAACGTTGGGCTGTTCTCAAGGGAATACCAGCATTGGCGATCACTTGACGGAGAGGAACGGAATCTTCTAGATGAGGGCGCAATATCTGATAACGCTCCCAGGCTATTGCTTTTGAGCTAGGGGGTAATTCGCTAAGGTTTGGTAATGAATCACGAGTTGATTCAGACATTTGATAAACGATAGATGGTGGAACGGTCTACATTGAAAGTTTTGGCTAACTCAGTTACTGACTTTCCTTCTTCTCTCAATTGTAAAATCAGTTCTTTTTGTTCATTTGAAAGCTTTTTAGGACGACCGAATCTAACTCCTCTCTTCATAGCAGCTTCTCGTCCGACACTGGTACGTTCTCGAATTAAATCCCTTTCAAATTCAGCGATACCTGCAAAGACAGTCATAATCATTTTCCCTGCATGAGAAGTGGTATCTGCCCAAGGTTCTCCAAGAGAACAAAATGCTGCTTTCTTTTCTCGTAAGGTTTCGACGATTTCTAGTAGGTGATGAGTTGAACGAGCAAGACGATCTAGTTTACAAACTACCAAAGTGTCTGATGCGCGAATCTGACTTAATAGTTTCTCTAATTCTGGGCGAGATTTTTTCGCTCCTGAAATTTTCTCTTCAAAAATATCTTCGCAGCCATTCTCTTTGAGTAAAGAAATCTGATTTGAGAGATTTTGGTCATTTGTACTAACGCGAGCGTAGCCGATTTTCAATTTTCAACCCTCAGTCCAAAATTTTGTCGCAAAATATAGTGCATAAATCATCTACTTTTGCTACTGACATTTGCAACAGGTAAAACTCAATCAAACTGCGAGCGCAAATTTTGTCGCAAAAGTTGAAACTTTTGCCACAGCCTAACTCAATTATTTTACAGTAGTTAATTTGTATCGCGCCAGATAACTACAAAGATTTTACGCCACTAATGTCTGAAAGTTACAATTTTTTTACCCAGAACGAGAATTAACAATCGAAGAACCTGATTCTTAAGATAAGATGTACGGTAATACCGTACATTACTAGAGAGTAAACAATCAGGTGAATAACATTAGCGTTAATCAGTTTCGGGAAAAATTAAAGCATTTTGTGGAAACTGTAATTAAAGAACATCAGCCATTAAAAGTAACTCGTCGCAATGGTGAAAATTTTGTGGTAATTAGCGCAGAGGACTGGGAAAGAGAACAAGAAACCCTATATATCTTGCAAAATCAAAGTTTAATGCAGCAAATAGCAGAGTCTCAAATAACCCATCAAGCAAATAGAGGATACAAACCGAGTGCTGAGGAATTAAATGAGATCTCTGGTATTTGAGGGGAAGACTTGGCAGGTATACGAAGA
Coding sequences within:
- a CDS encoding putative addiction module antitoxin, Axe family protein produces the protein MNNISVNQFREKLKHFVETVIKEHQPLKVTRRNGENFVVISAEDWEREQETLYILQNQSLMQQIAESQITHQANRGYKPSAEELNEISGI
- a CDS encoding resolvase domain protein, translating into MKIGYVCSFKGQKYNTNSEQVIALKKAGCQTIFNDLLDRVFDDQSNLILALEYARAGDILVVWDTFRLCLDSQNFIDIIQTLQQRDISLQILAGNFLEIKPRSWESRVMLESYSVLANLERKYLS
- the res gene encoding resolvase — translated: MKIGYARVSTNDQNLSNQISLLKENGCEDIFEEKISGAKKSRPELEKLLSQIRASDTLVVCKLDRLARSTHHLLEIVETLREKKAAFCSLGEPWADTTSHAGKMIMTVFAGIAEFERDLIRERTSVGREAAMKRGVRFGRPKKLSNEQKELILQLREEGKSVTELAKTFNVDRSTIYRLSNV
- a CDS encoding transposase-like Mu encodes the protein MSESTRDSLPNLSELPPSSKAIAWERYQILRPHLEDSVPLRQVIANAGIPLRTAQRWVANYKKSGLAGLCRSKRQDSGTRKVVNAEVKKLIEGLALQKPAMTKATIHRRVKDWCVSSGITPPSYETVYGIIRQIDPALMTLAHEGTKAYKQTFDLLHRHNAEKPNAIWQADHTLLDIWIKDEKEQPVRPWLTVIMDDYSRAIAGYYISFNAPSALQTALALKQGIWRKNNPAWHICGIPEILYTDHGSDFTSHHIEQVCLDLKIRLIFSTIGEPRGRGKIERFFRTVNQLLLAKLPGYAPPGHKSPNPVLNFNQLDSEFERFLIEYHQTEHSQTSEAPGKRWNDKGFLPQLPESLEKLDLLLLTLKDTRRIRRDGIKFQGLRYTDPLLANYIGEDVSIRYDPKDLTEIRVYHQNKFLCRAICLDLSTETVSLKEIQTARNQRRKQLKQQIKDRVSIVDALMGNKKQSHRTYFEPEQPATNKPKKPALKRYYND
- a CDS encoding phage/plasmid primase, P4 family protein, giving the protein MFNQIKSDRQKNLIEQKDGQMYGDFLPYIPGLLNWVLSMDEESATSIVKNYEANVPSLLAMMARTLVETNPIADWLDNFIVYDSWARTNVGVAKRDKDSNSPCWYLDTDRWLYPNYAEYCHNSGTRPVSLRRFVTLLSDLGKNQLGLDIRKQRDRSGSYFVGLKIRGKDDHEPPLITGNTSAVINVEPPPSSTNMINKLWKMVMDKVTDLMDYVLKNTASHMMDESTNSDGCDGCPKGRRGASPKG
- a CDS encoding XRE family transcriptional regulator; this translates as MIATKMRIRWIKEVEVNGLGDAIKRARENSGKTVDQICEEVGVSRTYWYDIEKETLKGTLSRENLKSIEKSLNVDLGVNFDD